A region of Vigna radiata var. radiata cultivar VC1973A chromosome 10, Vradiata_ver6, whole genome shotgun sequence DNA encodes the following proteins:
- the LOC106775344 gene encoding uncharacterized protein LOC106775344 yields the protein MIAGCFSFRQPNTTSSSSSSSSSYCSQVPQNVVTCIYQTQLCNSPTYLTLSWSKALFSHSLTVSAADAFSVTISLNSSTTLSFFTRHGSKSIRHRKIKLHWNFTRAEFAQNSAEPDSRFYLAITHNGKLQFFLGDLLRDLTRRRKKLEGRGESDNLVEPVLLSRREHVFGSRCYVSRAVFMGSKHVIEIECGGGGGAMRVKVDGETRLVVKRLAWKFRGFEKILIDGIEVEFYWDVLSWVVNDDGEKNGHGVFVFQVGDGAVWPEMAVAEKKLIKKSVSGSSVLQWAEESSECGRSSCSSSTKSCASNATAFSLLLYAWTVN from the coding sequence ATGATCGCAGGTTGTTTCAGTTTCAGACAACCCAAcacaacttcttcttcttcttcttcaagcaGCAGTTACTGTTCCCAAGTTCCTCAGAATGTGGTAACATGCATATACCAAACTCAACTATGCAACTCACCCACTTATCTCACTCTCAGTTGGTCCAAAGCCCTTTTCTCTCACTCTCTAACGGTTTCCGCCGCAGATGCCTTTTCCGTCACAATTTCTCTCAACTCTTCAACAACGCTCTCTTTCTTCACACGCCACGGTTCGAAATCCATACGCCACCGCAAAATCAAGCTCCACTGGAACTTCACGCGCGCCGAGTTCGCACAAAACTCCGCCGAACCCGACTCGCGGTTCTACCTCGCGATCACCCACAATGGCAAGCTTCAATTTTTCCTCGGCGATCTTCTCCGCGATTTAACTCGGCGACGAAAGAAGCTCGAGGGCAGGGGCGAAAGCGACAACCTCGTTGAGCCGGTTCTGCTGTCGAGGAGGGAACACGTGTTCGGAAGCAGATGCTACGTGTCGCGTGCGGTGTTCATGGGGTCCAAGCACGTGATAGAGATCGAGTGCGGCGGCGGCGGGGGTGCGATGCGCGTGAAAGTGGACGGCGAGACGCGGCTGGTGGTGAAACGGTTGGCGTGGAAGTTCCGAGGGTTCGAGAAAATATTGATCGACGGAATCGAAGTGGAGTTTTATTGGGACGTGTTGAGTTGGGTGGTTAACGACGACGGTGAGAAGAACGGTCACGGTGTTTTTGTGTTTCAAGTGGGAGACGGAGCGGTTTGGCCGGAAATGGCGGTGgctgaaaaaaagttaataaagaaAAGCGTTTCGGGTTCAAGCGTGTTGCAGTGGGCAGAGGAAAGTAGTGAGTGTGGGAGGTCTTCGTGTTCTTCATCTACCAAATCTTGCGCCAGCAATGCCACTGCTTTCTCTCTGTTGCTTTATGCTTGGACCGtaaattga
- the LOC106774593 gene encoding DNA damage-repair/toleration protein DRT102 gives MAAEPTRPAKIIAAADDFGTPLKDALVAHLRSLSIEVEDLGTSSYYSAGAEVGRRVSQSSAVRGLVACGTGAGVSIFANKFPGVYAATCLTPSDAINARSINNSNVLAVSGKYTTPEAAIEILDTWLNTPFKSACPANEGEPWPREIQTFLDHSLVEMPEIGKEGAFDTCAVCCLVKNRELNPIELIPGGSMKIVRETPTSAFVRFKAGSVEPAHHHTFGHDLVVLEGKKSVWNLTKEERYDLTVGDYLFTPAGDVHRVKYYEDTEFFIKWDGHWDMFFDEDLDTAKKAIDKDLALTNSTAS, from the coding sequence ATGGCTGCAGAACCCACGCGCCCCGCCAAAATCATCGCCGCCGCCGATGATTTCGGGACTCCTCTCAAAGACGCCCTCGTCGCACACCTCCGCTCCCTCAGCATAGAAGTCGAGGATCTCGGAACCTCTTCCTACTACTCCGCCGGAGCCGAGGTCGGTCGCCGAGTCTCCCAATCCTCCGCCGTCCGCGGCCTCGTCGCCTGCGGCACAGGCGCCGGCGTCTCTATCTTCGCCAACAAATTCCCTGGCGTCTATGCGGCCACCTGCCTCACCCCTTCCGACGCCATCAACGCCCGCTCCATCAACAACTCCAACGTACTCGCCGTCTCCGGCAAGTACACAACGCCAGAAGCCGCAATCGAGATCCTGGACACGTGGCTGAACACGCCGTTTAAGTCTGCGTGTCCCGCCAACGAGGGCGAGCCCTGGCCGCGGGAGATCCAGACGTTTCTAGACCACTCGCTGGTGGAGATGCCGGAGATCGGGAAAGAAGGAGCGTTCGACACGTGCGCAGTGTGTTGTCTGGTGAAGAACCGGGAACTGAATCCGATCGAGTTGATTCCGGGCGGTTCGATGAAGATCGTGAGGGAGACTCCGACGTCAGCGTTCGTGAGGTTCAAGGCCGGAAGCGTGGAGCCCGCGCACCACCACACGTTTGGGCACGACTTGGTGGTTCTGGAAGGGAAGAAGAGCGTTTGGAATCTAACGAAGGAAGAGAGATACGATCTGACGGTTGGGGATTACTTGTTCACTCCCGCGGGTGATGTGCATAGGGTTAAGTACTATGAGGATACTGAGTTTTTCATCAAATGGGATGGACATTGGGATATGTTCTTCGATGAGGATCTTGACACTGCCAAAAAAGCTATCGATAAGGACTTAGCATTAACCAACTCCACCGCTTCTTAA
- the LOC106775256 gene encoding uncharacterized protein LOC106775256, whose product MKDFPSCFGENGVQVADSSSSSANKSAQNVVTCVYQCRVGGSSCLITVTWSKNLMGQGLGVAIDDSSSQSLCKVDIKPWGFSKRRGCKSLEFRSCGVDVYWDLSSAKFGSSPEPLGGFYVAAVVDGQMVLLLGDLKREAFKKTNASPLPHNAFLIAKKEHVFGKKLYGTRAVFCDNGQIHDVVIECDTVSVSDPSLVIRIDSKTVMQVNRLRWKFRGNHTILVDGLAVEVFWDVHNWLFGTSLGNAVFMFRTSLSALDKLLASQPPSDLPWSFSERFPETKLQGPGFSLNLYAWKSQ is encoded by the coding sequence ATGAAGGATTTTCCATCCTGTTTTGGTGAGAACGGGGTTCAAGTTGCGGATTCTTCCTCTTCAAGCGCTAATAAAAGTGCCCAGAACGTGGTTACTTGTGTTTATCAATGCAGGGTTGGCGGAAGTTCCTGCCTGATTACTGTCACATGGAGTAAGAATTTGATGGGGCAAGGTCTTGGTGTAGCGATCGACGATTCCTCAAGCCAGAGTCTTTGTAAGGTGGATATCAAACCGTGGGGATTTTCCAAGAGGAGAGGATGTAAGAGTCTAGAGTTTCGTTCTTGTGGAGTTGACGTGTATTGGGATCTTTCTTCGGCTAAATTTGGTTCCAGCCCGGAACCTTTGGGGGGATTCTATGTTGCAGCTGTAGTAGATGGACAAATGGTTCTtcttctgggggatttgaagagaGAAGCTTTCAAGAAGACCAATGCCAGCCCATTACCCCACAATGCATTTTTGATTGCCAAGAAAGAACATGTTTTTGGTAAGAAGTTGTATGGTACCAGAGCTGTATTTTGTGACAATGGCCAAATTCATGATGTTGTGATTGAGTGTGACACTGTAAGTGTTAGTGATCCGAGCCTTGTAATTCGCATAGACAGCAAAACAGTGATGCAAGTGAATCGGTTGAGATGGAAGTTCAGGGGGAATCACACTATTCTGGTAGATGGCCTTGCAGTGGAAGTTTTCTGGGATGTTCATAATTGGCTCTTTGGTACATCCCTTGGAAATGCTGTCTTTATGTTCAGGACAAGCCTGTCCGCTTTGGACAAGTTGTTGGCTAGCCAACCGCCTTCTGATTTGCCGTGGTCTTTCTCTGAGAGATTTCCTGAGACCAAATTGCAGGGTCCTGGTTTCTCGCTTAACTTGTATGCTTGGAAGAGCCAATAG
- the LOC106774424 gene encoding ER membrane protein complex subunit 2 isoform X1, with the protein MVTKTEETQLNRLENQVDNGGGGAWDYLCLVRKLKVRRSQKVLKHGLSILNDPKQRSSLGADEWTLYEQVAVAAMDCQCLDVAKDCTKVLRKRFPDSKRVGRLEAMLFEAKGSWELAEKAYASLLEDNPLDQFVQVIHKRRVAMAKAQGNISVAIDWLNKYLETFMADHDAWRELAEIYVSLQMYKQAAFCYEELILSQPTVPLYHLAYADVLYTLGGLENLQTAKKYYASTIDLTGGKNTRALFGICLCASAITQLTKGKSKEEKEGSQLQSLAAKVLEKDYKQRAPDKLPQLTTALKSLTLSS; encoded by the exons ATGGTTACCAAAACAGAGGAGACTCAATTGAACAGGCTTGAAAATCAGGTCGACAACGGCGGCGGCGGCGCCTGGGACTACCTCTGCCTTGTCAGAAAGCTCAAGGTTCGCCGTTCACAGAAGGTTCTGAAGCATGGCCTCTCCATCTTGAATGACCCCAAACAACGATCCTCTCTAGGCGCCGATG AATGGACCTTGTACGAACAGGTTGCAGTTGCTGCTATGGATTGTCAATGTCTCGACGTTGCTAAG GACTGTACAAAAGTTCTTCGGAAGAGATTCCCAGATAGTAAAAGAGTTG GTAGGCTGGAGGCAATGTTGTTTGAAGCAAAAGGATCCTGGGAGTTAGCAGAAAAGGCTTACGCAAGCCTTTTGGAGGACAATCCTCTTGACCAA TTTGTGCAGGTCATCCATAAGAGGAGGGTGGCAATGGCAAAGGCCCAAGGCAACATTTCTGTGGCTATTGACTGGCTTAATAAATATCTAGAAAC ATTCATGGCAGATCATGATGCATGGAGAGAACTGGCTGAAATATACGTCTCCCTGCaaat GTATAAACAAGCAGCATTTTGTTACGAGGAGTTGATATTATCTCAACCTACTGTTCCACTATACCATTTAGCCTATGCTGAT GTACTTTATACGCTTGGTGGATTAGAAAACCTCCAAACTGCCAAGAAATACTATGCGTCTACTATTGATTTGACTGGAGGCAAAAACACCAGAGCGCTCTTTGGGATATGCTTG TGCGCTTCTGCTATTACGCAGCTTACGAAAGGGAAAAGCAAGGAGGAGAAAGAAGGGTCACAGTTACAATCTCTAGCGGCCAAAGTATTGGAGAAAGATTACAAACAGAGAGCTCCGGACAAGCTTCCTCAACTTACAACTGCCTTAAAGAGTTTAACATTGTCATCATGA
- the LOC106774424 gene encoding ER membrane protein complex subunit 2 isoform X2 has translation MVTKTEETQLNRLENQVDNGGGGAWDYLCLVRKLKVRRSQKVLKHGLSILNDPKQRSSLGADEWTLYEQVAVAAMDCQCLDVAKDCTKVLRKRFPDSKRVGRLEAMLFEAKGSWELAEKAYASLLEDNPLDQVIHKRRVAMAKAQGNISVAIDWLNKYLETFMADHDAWRELAEIYVSLQMYKQAAFCYEELILSQPTVPLYHLAYADVLYTLGGLENLQTAKKYYASTIDLTGGKNTRALFGICLCASAITQLTKGKSKEEKEGSQLQSLAAKVLEKDYKQRAPDKLPQLTTALKSLTLSS, from the exons ATGGTTACCAAAACAGAGGAGACTCAATTGAACAGGCTTGAAAATCAGGTCGACAACGGCGGCGGCGGCGCCTGGGACTACCTCTGCCTTGTCAGAAAGCTCAAGGTTCGCCGTTCACAGAAGGTTCTGAAGCATGGCCTCTCCATCTTGAATGACCCCAAACAACGATCCTCTCTAGGCGCCGATG AATGGACCTTGTACGAACAGGTTGCAGTTGCTGCTATGGATTGTCAATGTCTCGACGTTGCTAAG GACTGTACAAAAGTTCTTCGGAAGAGATTCCCAGATAGTAAAAGAGTTG GTAGGCTGGAGGCAATGTTGTTTGAAGCAAAAGGATCCTGGGAGTTAGCAGAAAAGGCTTACGCAAGCCTTTTGGAGGACAATCCTCTTGACCAA GTCATCCATAAGAGGAGGGTGGCAATGGCAAAGGCCCAAGGCAACATTTCTGTGGCTATTGACTGGCTTAATAAATATCTAGAAAC ATTCATGGCAGATCATGATGCATGGAGAGAACTGGCTGAAATATACGTCTCCCTGCaaat GTATAAACAAGCAGCATTTTGTTACGAGGAGTTGATATTATCTCAACCTACTGTTCCACTATACCATTTAGCCTATGCTGAT GTACTTTATACGCTTGGTGGATTAGAAAACCTCCAAACTGCCAAGAAATACTATGCGTCTACTATTGATTTGACTGGAGGCAAAAACACCAGAGCGCTCTTTGGGATATGCTTG TGCGCTTCTGCTATTACGCAGCTTACGAAAGGGAAAAGCAAGGAGGAGAAAGAAGGGTCACAGTTACAATCTCTAGCGGCCAAAGTATTGGAGAAAGATTACAAACAGAGAGCTCCGGACAAGCTTCCTCAACTTACAACTGCCTTAAAGAGTTTAACATTGTCATCATGA